Proteins from a single region of Deinococcus apachensis DSM 19763:
- a CDS encoding TolC family protein, which produces MRSPPVLLLLSLALLAPPAAAQSTPPPAQSAPEATPTPLTLAQTLARLRGSPGWLSADLQYRGAELALGSARARAGVNVTVGVDASAVKVPVSTGETTLGATVTAQVSVSVLPWSPTLEAVRGAERDLARAGSDRRAAQLSATVNAVQAYYAARNAAVNLALAGEQVALAERQLAVAQAQRTAGTLPPEGLLARQGALDDARAAQRQAQANVDLAARSLANLLGGAVTLPTDPAAFSPLPAAPSDPGPLDALVARALTGRPEVARAGNDLADARARVQAAQLDARLPDLTASAQYGELAGAQGTAGRVVGASLNAKTGVLAGQISVPLRDSGERPTGLALGLSGSFPVVGGGKGTALASAEVGVQAATLALETARQSVDLEVRQRYADLQSARDSLSSAQSGLIRAQAALTTAQARLGAGLVTELDVQSAQLNVAQAQLALDNAVVNAYLASLRLSQSTTDLDPRLLTPSSPAPEARP; this is translated from the coding sequence CCGTTCTGCTGCTCCTCTCGCTGGCGCTGCTCGCCCCCCCGGCGGCGGCCCAGTCCACGCCGCCGCCTGCCCAGTCGGCCCCCGAGGCGACCCCCACCCCCCTCACCCTGGCGCAGACCCTGGCGCGGCTGCGGGGGAGCCCTGGCTGGCTCAGCGCCGATCTCCAGTACCGGGGAGCGGAACTGGCACTGGGCAGCGCGCGGGCACGGGCCGGGGTAAACGTGACGGTGGGCGTGGACGCGAGCGCCGTGAAAGTCCCCGTGAGCACCGGGGAGACCACGCTGGGGGCGACCGTGACGGCGCAGGTGTCGGTGAGCGTCCTGCCCTGGTCCCCGACGCTGGAAGCGGTTCGCGGCGCCGAGCGTGACCTCGCCCGGGCGGGGTCGGATCGGCGCGCCGCCCAACTGAGCGCCACTGTGAATGCCGTACAGGCGTACTACGCGGCCCGGAACGCGGCGGTGAACCTCGCGCTGGCGGGGGAGCAGGTTGCCCTGGCCGAGCGGCAACTTGCGGTGGCGCAGGCGCAGCGGACGGCGGGCACCCTGCCCCCGGAAGGGCTGCTCGCCCGCCAGGGGGCTCTTGACGACGCGCGGGCGGCGCAGCGGCAGGCCCAGGCGAACGTGGACCTCGCGGCGCGGTCGCTGGCGAACCTGCTGGGGGGCGCGGTGACCCTGCCCACCGATCCCGCCGCCTTCAGCCCCCTGCCCGCCGCGCCCAGTGACCCGGGACCGCTGGACGCGCTGGTGGCCCGGGCCTTAACGGGTCGTCCAGAAGTCGCCCGGGCCGGGAACGACCTGGCGGACGCGCGGGCGAGGGTGCAGGCCGCTCAACTCGACGCCCGTCTCCCCGACCTCACCGCCAGCGCGCAGTACGGCGAACTCGCGGGCGCCCAGGGGACGGCGGGGCGAGTGGTCGGGGCCAGCCTGAACGCGAAGACGGGCGTGCTGGCCGGGCAGATCAGCGTGCCGCTGCGCGATTCCGGCGAGCGGCCGACCGGCCTGGCCCTGGGCCTGAGCGGCTCCTTCCCGGTCGTCGGTGGAGGGAAGGGGACCGCCCTCGCCTCCGCCGAGGTGGGTGTGCAGGCGGCTACGCTCGCCCTGGAGACGGCGCGGCAGAGCGTGGACCTGGAGGTGCGGCAGCGGTACGCCGACCTCCAGAGCGCGCGCGATTCCTTGAGCAGCGCCCAGAGTGGCCTGATCCGGGCGCAGGCAGCGCTGACGACCGCGCAGGCCCGGCTGGGAGCGGGCCTGGTGACCGAACTCGACGTGCAATCCGCTCAGCTCAATGTGGCCCAGGCGCAACTTGCCCTCGACAACGCGGTGGTGAACGCCTACCTCGCCTCGCTGCGGCTATCTCAAAGCACCACTGACCTCGACCCCAGGCTCCTGACTCCCTCGTCCCCCGCCCCGGAGGCCCGCCCATGA
- a CDS encoding TolC family protein → MNRFALALALTLAAPPALAQAVTLTLPDAVARALAGGPDVTTARANLQKAQATLRAAQADPTSIITTLTQAQQGAAAATATLAGTKLNVGQTVINQYLAAFEGAGAVTLNEAQVRLDERNLQIAQARLRARVATQLDVNRAQTSLNQNRQELANARAQLPVLEAQLARTLGLNTGTDLRLAAPPAPPKLGLTLAALQSGLEGRLPTLVQAFQGAEFASLQVRLADNDYTPVRTLQDARVALENARRDLEGAQRAASTGVRDAYRAVQDAQERVALARQSLANAQTSLTQAQARLKAGTAAAVEVQQAQVQVQQASFAVTQAQDNLWRSLAALSTAAGTDVTGLVR, encoded by the coding sequence ATGAACCGCTTTGCCCTCGCGCTCGCCCTGACCCTCGCCGCTCCCCCCGCGCTCGCGCAGGCGGTGACGCTGACCCTGCCCGACGCGGTGGCTCGCGCCCTCGCGGGCGGCCCCGACGTGACGACCGCCCGCGCCAACCTGCAAAAGGCACAGGCGACCCTAAGGGCTGCGCAGGCCGACCCCACCTCCATCATCACCACCCTAACGCAGGCGCAGCAGGGGGCTGCCGCCGCCACGGCCACCCTGGCGGGCACCAAGCTCAATGTCGGGCAGACGGTGATCAACCAGTACCTCGCCGCGTTCGAGGGAGCCGGGGCGGTGACGTTGAACGAGGCGCAGGTGAGGCTCGACGAGCGCAACCTCCAGATCGCCCAGGCCCGGCTGCGGGCGCGCGTCGCCACGCAGCTCGACGTGAACCGGGCGCAGACCAGCCTGAACCAGAACCGCCAGGAACTCGCCAACGCCCGCGCCCAGCTCCCCGTGCTGGAGGCGCAGCTCGCCCGCACCCTCGGCCTGAACACGGGGACCGACCTGCGCCTCGCCGCGCCGCCCGCCCCGCCCAAGCTCGGCCTCACGCTCGCGGCGCTCCAGAGCGGGCTGGAGGGGCGCCTGCCCACCCTGGTGCAGGCCTTCCAGGGGGCCGAGTTCGCCTCCCTCCAGGTGCGCCTGGCCGACAACGACTACACGCCCGTCCGCACCCTGCAGGATGCCCGGGTCGCGCTGGAGAATGCCCGCCGTGACCTCGAAGGCGCGCAGCGGGCCGCGAGCACCGGGGTGCGCGACGCCTACCGCGCGGTGCAGGACGCCCAGGAACGGGTGGCCCTCGCCCGGCAGAGCCTCGCCAACGCGCAGACCAGCCTGACGCAGGCGCAGGCCCGCCTGAAGGCCGGGACCGCCGCCGCCGTCGAGGTTCAGCAGGCCCAGGTGCAGGTTCAGCAGGCCAGCTTCGCGGTGACCCAGGCGCAGGACAACCTCTGGCGGTCGCTCGCCGCCCTCTCCACCGCGGCGGGCACCGACGTCACCGGACTGGTGAGGTGA
- a CDS encoding efflux RND transporter periplasmic adaptor subunit, translating to MARHLLPLTLLLLLAACSPGGGQTQSQASTPAGNNLDAAPAKTTALAVRTLTTREGTLTVERTLAATLRAARDSNVAAQTGGTVTRLLADEGERVRAGQVVVQLDDTQARQALENARLQVRQAQINLDQTRTNTGEAITSLQAAVQAAEASLQKARQDAQSAADLYRLGGISQADLTAARSAQAQAESALAQARNNLAQNGRGGQGSLALLQAQLESAQAGVRQAEENLARTGVKAPFAGVVVSRAVEVGEFAGQGSPVFRLVDPGSLKATFNATPQDARALTPGTRLNLDYGGQTYLAVVQDATGVAGSDRLVPVTARVEGGGKNLPVGGSAQVRYRASLGGGVLVPSGAVQTDGGENAVYVAEGGVARRVPVTVVAEAQGRVAVRGLSAGAQVISPVPPSLQDGARVRATPGGGETP from the coding sequence ATGGCCCGCCACCTCCTTCCCCTCACCCTGCTCCTGCTCCTCGCCGCCTGCTCGCCGGGCGGGGGACAGACGCAGTCCCAGGCGTCCACCCCCGCGGGCAACAATCTCGACGCCGCGCCCGCCAAGACCACCGCGCTCGCCGTGCGGACCCTGACGACGCGGGAAGGTACCCTGACGGTGGAGCGTACCCTGGCCGCGACCCTGCGCGCCGCCCGCGACAGCAACGTGGCCGCCCAGACGGGCGGGACGGTGACCAGACTCCTGGCCGACGAGGGCGAACGGGTCCGCGCCGGGCAGGTCGTCGTGCAACTCGACGACACCCAGGCGCGGCAGGCGCTGGAGAACGCGCGGCTCCAGGTCCGGCAGGCGCAGATCAACCTCGACCAGACCCGCACGAACACCGGGGAGGCGATCACCTCGCTTCAGGCCGCCGTGCAGGCGGCCGAGGCGAGCCTCCAGAAGGCGCGGCAGGACGCGCAGAGTGCGGCGGACCTCTACCGGCTGGGCGGGATCAGCCAGGCGGACCTCACCGCCGCCCGCAGCGCCCAGGCGCAGGCGGAAAGCGCCCTGGCCCAGGCCCGCAACAATCTCGCCCAGAACGGGCGGGGTGGGCAGGGCAGCCTCGCGCTCCTCCAGGCGCAGCTGGAGTCCGCCCAGGCGGGCGTGCGCCAGGCCGAGGAGAACCTGGCACGGACGGGCGTGAAGGCCCCCTTCGCGGGCGTGGTCGTGTCGCGCGCGGTGGAGGTCGGGGAGTTCGCCGGGCAGGGAAGCCCCGTCTTCCGCCTGGTGGACCCCGGCAGCCTCAAGGCCACCTTCAACGCGACCCCGCAGGACGCGCGGGCCTTGACCCCCGGCACCCGCCTCAACCTCGACTATGGCGGCCAGACGTACCTCGCCGTCGTGCAGGACGCGACCGGTGTAGCGGGCAGCGACCGGCTGGTGCCTGTCACCGCGCGGGTGGAGGGCGGCGGGAAAAACCTCCCCGTGGGCGGCAGCGCGCAGGTGCGCTACCGGGCCAGCCTGGGGGGCGGCGTGCTCGTGCCCAGCGGGGCGGTGCAGACCGACGGCGGCGAGAACGCGGTGTACGTCGCCGAGGGTGGGGTGGCCCGCCGCGTCCCCGTCACCGTCGTCGCCGAGGCGCAGGGGCGGGTCGCCGTGCGGGGCCTGAGCGCCGGGGCACAGGTGATCTCGCCCGTGCCGCCCAGCCTGCAAGACGGGGCGAGGGTCCGGGCCACACCCGGGGGAGGGGAGACGCCGTGA
- a CDS encoding efflux RND transporter permease subunit → MSTHDPPEFSAPRGTLPDGTPEPALHPAVRFSVRNYVFSIGIFVVAVLLGLIAATRLGVELLPNFEVPVLAVSTAYPGATPDQVDREVSQKVEDAVSTLGGVVDINTTSVSNQSAVVITFADGTNIDSAANSVSQAVAAIRATLPDGAEAPVVQKFDPNATPILTLALLGGSARAADVTTYAEDTLVPRLERVEGVADVSVSGGPERQIQVLLDPAALQAYNLAPARVTAAIGASALDLPAGSLTQNGNSIGFSTRNTPTSLADVERIVVDPASGLRVSDVATVRDTTARPTTYARVNGQPAVLLDIRKASGTNSVAVADAVRAAMEAQPLPKGYELTLASDTTRTTRATVNDTFKEFLIAVGAVGLIVLLFLGRLNTVFAVILAIPISISAAPLLYSVMGFSFNIISLLAIIVAIGIVVDDSIVVAENVQRYRDMGYSLLRSVLLGGSEVFSAVTAASFSLLAVLIPLSFMPGILGQFFSQFGLGLAAAITLSWLESLLFLTVRMAYTRDPEPLGWGQVPGVLARLPRFFREALSGVRTLPGLLLLALFGAAGWIALDRATSLPVPAVAVLAILLAPVLLTLVRYVLTVLLALLEALTGTLHGWTNRVVMGTARAYARTVSRVLRRPWVVMLIAGLFLLSVPLALRGVGFSFVPRSDSGILSVDVELPVGTDLARTNALTARVEDSLLNRPEVRLVQTSVGSGGVLGGTNANRASLTVTLVDRAKRPPIDTLIARYAADLGRLAAPLPGAEVRVVAEETGPGGSFDLSLALTAPNQALLVQRNREVVRLLSADPNITTLESSLSATRQERTFVPDPSRLAGSGLSASDVAQALRTYNDGSVAGTLRDADRSVDIVVRLDPAQVQGEQSLLSQTVYSQALGANVPLSELGAFQLRQAPATLSRLNKAYTATLNINLQKGGPNPFAYQRTIVDKVRAAGLLSDNVTLGNASAFGSAGLTADLVFYGPIVLVLAVLLTYLVLGSQFNSFRYPVYLLLPVPLAIVGALWTLHLFRVNLDVITVLGMVILLGLSTKNSILYLEFVTERMRSLPLREALIEAAELRFRPILMTTLTVLVISLPLVFGQGEGAEFRRGLGIVILGGVITSTLLTFFVVPSVFYQFERRRAGPREAAPTPNTLAPTGD, encoded by the coding sequence ATGAGCACCCACGATCCGCCCGAATTCAGCGCGCCGCGTGGCACCCTCCCCGACGGCACGCCCGAACCCGCCCTGCACCCCGCGGTGCGCTTCAGCGTGCGGAACTACGTCTTCTCCATCGGCATCTTCGTGGTGGCGGTGCTGCTGGGCCTGATCGCGGCCACCCGGCTGGGAGTGGAACTCCTGCCCAACTTCGAGGTGCCCGTCCTCGCCGTCTCCACGGCCTACCCCGGTGCGACGCCCGACCAGGTGGACCGTGAGGTGAGCCAGAAGGTCGAGGACGCCGTGAGCACGCTGGGCGGCGTGGTGGACATCAACACGACGAGCGTGAGCAACCAGTCGGCGGTCGTGATCACCTTCGCCGACGGGACGAACATCGACTCGGCGGCGAACAGCGTGTCGCAGGCGGTGGCGGCCATCCGGGCCACCCTGCCGGACGGGGCCGAGGCGCCCGTCGTGCAGAAGTTCGACCCCAACGCCACGCCCATCCTGACGCTCGCACTGCTGGGCGGCTCCGCCCGTGCCGCGGACGTGACGACCTACGCCGAGGACACCCTGGTACCCCGGCTGGAGCGGGTCGAGGGCGTGGCCGACGTGAGCGTGTCGGGCGGCCCCGAACGGCAGATTCAGGTCCTCCTCGACCCGGCAGCGCTCCAGGCGTACAACCTGGCCCCCGCCCGGGTCACCGCCGCCATCGGCGCCTCCGCGCTCGACCTTCCCGCGGGGAGCCTGACCCAGAATGGCAACAGCATCGGCTTCTCCACCCGCAACACCCCGACCTCGCTCGCCGACGTGGAGCGGATCGTGGTGGACCCCGCCTCCGGCCTGCGCGTCTCGGACGTGGCGACGGTACGCGACACGACCGCCCGGCCGACGACCTACGCGCGGGTGAACGGGCAGCCCGCCGTGCTCCTCGACATCCGCAAGGCGAGCGGCACGAACAGCGTGGCCGTCGCCGACGCGGTGCGGGCGGCGATGGAGGCCCAGCCCCTCCCCAAGGGGTACGAACTCACGCTCGCCAGTGACACGACCCGCACCACCCGCGCGACGGTGAACGACACCTTCAAGGAATTTCTGATCGCCGTCGGAGCGGTCGGCCTGATCGTGCTGCTATTCCTGGGGCGGCTGAACACCGTGTTCGCGGTCATCCTCGCCATTCCCATCTCGATCAGCGCGGCGCCGCTGCTCTACAGCGTGATGGGCTTTTCCTTCAACATCATCTCGCTGCTGGCGATCATCGTCGCCATCGGCATCGTGGTGGACGACTCCATCGTGGTCGCCGAGAACGTGCAGCGCTACCGGGACATGGGGTACAGCCTGCTGAGAAGCGTGCTGCTGGGCGGCTCGGAGGTCTTCTCCGCCGTCACCGCCGCGTCCTTCTCGCTGCTCGCCGTGCTGATCCCGCTGAGCTTCATGCCGGGCATCCTGGGGCAGTTCTTCAGCCAGTTCGGCCTGGGCCTGGCCGCCGCGATCACCCTGAGCTGGCTGGAGAGCCTGCTCTTCCTGACTGTCCGCATGGCGTACACCCGCGACCCCGAGCCCCTCGGTTGGGGGCAGGTCCCCGGCGTGCTCGCCCGGCTGCCGCGCTTTTTCCGGGAGGCGCTGTCAGGAGTCCGCACCCTGCCCGGCCTGCTCCTCCTCGCCCTGTTCGGGGCCGCCGGATGGATCGCCCTCGACCGCGCCACCTCGCTGCCCGTACCCGCCGTCGCCGTCCTAGCCATTCTCCTCGCGCCCGTGCTCCTGACGCTGGTGCGATATGTCCTGACGGTCCTCCTCGCCCTGCTGGAGGCCCTGACCGGGACGCTGCACGGGTGGACGAACCGGGTGGTGATGGGGACGGCCCGCGCCTATGCCCGCACGGTCAGCCGCGTCCTGCGCCGCCCCTGGGTCGTCATGCTCATCGCGGGGCTCTTCCTCCTCAGCGTGCCGCTCGCCCTGCGCGGGGTTGGCTTCTCCTTCGTGCCCAGGAGTGACAGCGGCATCCTCAGCGTGGACGTGGAGTTGCCCGTGGGCACCGACCTCGCGCGCACAAATGCGCTGACCGCCCGCGTGGAGGACAGCCTCCTGAACCGCCCCGAGGTGAGGCTGGTGCAGACGAGCGTGGGCTCAGGCGGCGTCCTGGGCGGCACGAACGCGAACCGGGCCAGCCTGACCGTGACGCTGGTGGACCGGGCGAAACGCCCCCCCATCGACACCCTGATCGCGCGCTACGCCGCCGACCTCGGGCGGCTCGCGGCTCCGCTGCCCGGGGCGGAGGTCCGCGTCGTGGCCGAGGAGACCGGCCCCGGCGGCAGTTTCGACCTCAGCCTCGCGCTTACGGCTCCCAATCAGGCCCTGCTCGTTCAGCGCAACCGCGAGGTCGTGCGCCTGCTCTCCGCCGATCCCAACATCACCACCCTGGAGAGCAGCCTGAGCGCCACCCGCCAGGAGCGGACCTTCGTGCCCGACCCCAGCCGCCTGGCGGGCAGTGGCCTGAGCGCCAGCGACGTGGCCCAGGCCCTGCGGACCTACAACGACGGATCGGTCGCGGGCACCCTGCGCGACGCCGACCGCAGCGTGGACATCGTGGTCCGGCTCGACCCCGCCCAGGTGCAGGGCGAGCAGAGCCTGCTCTCGCAGACGGTGTACTCGCAGGCCCTGGGCGCGAACGTGCCGCTGTCCGAACTCGGCGCCTTCCAGCTTCGCCAGGCGCCCGCCACGCTGAGCCGCCTGAACAAGGCGTACACCGCGACGCTGAACATCAACCTGCAAAAGGGAGGCCCCAACCCCTTCGCCTACCAGCGCACCATCGTCGACAAGGTGCGGGCGGCGGGACTCCTCAGCGATAACGTGACCCTGGGGAACGCCTCGGCCTTCGGGAGCGCGGGACTGACCGCCGACCTGGTGTTTTACGGGCCCATCGTCCTCGTGCTCGCGGTGCTGCTGACGTACCTGGTGCTGGGGTCGCAGTTCAACTCGTTCCGCTACCCGGTCTACCTGCTGCTGCCGGTGCCGCTCGCCATCGTGGGGGCGCTGTGGACCCTGCACCTCTTCCGGGTGAACCTCGACGTGATCACGGTGCTGGGCATGGTGATCCTGCTCGGCCTCTCGACGAAGAACTCCATCCTGTACCTGGAATTCGTGACCGAGCGGATGCGCTCGCTGCCGCTGCGTGAGGCGCTCATCGAGGCCGCCGAGCTGCGCTTCCGGCCCATCCTGATGACCACCCTGACGGTGCTCGTGATCAGCCTGCCCCTCGTCTTCGGGCAGGGCGAGGGCGCGGAGTTCAGGCGGGGCCTGGGCATCGTGATCCTGGGCGGGGTGATCACCTCCACCCTGCTCACCTTCTTCGTCGTGCCCAGCGTCTTCTATCAGTTCGAGCGGCGCCGGGCCGGTCCGCGGGAGGCCGCCCCCACGCCGAACACCCTGGCCCCCACGGGCGACTGA
- the ypfJ gene encoding KPN_02809 family neutral zinc metallopeptidase → MDWQNLPGGGNIEDRRGGGGIPGGGIAVGGVGGLIIALIAMFFGVDPGAILGGQGSAPTQTQTQTAPGQQDTSYQFVDRILASTDQVWSGIFAQAGRTYTKPTLVLYSGATPTACGQGSAAAGPFYCPLDNKVYLDTSFFAQMDRRLGGGGDFAYSYVIAHEVGHHVQNELGIADQVTRAQQQARSEAEANRYSVALELQADCFAGVWGNKVSSLANLTEADVREAINTATAIGDDTLQRQGQGYVVPDSFTHGTSQQRVNWFMTGFRSGDPNKCDTFNGQL, encoded by the coding sequence ATGGATTGGCAGAATCTTCCCGGAGGGGGGAATATCGAGGATCGCCGTGGGGGAGGAGGCATTCCTGGCGGCGGGATCGCGGTGGGTGGGGTCGGCGGGCTGATCATCGCTCTGATTGCCATGTTCTTCGGCGTGGACCCGGGCGCGATTCTGGGCGGCCAGGGCAGCGCGCCCACGCAGACCCAGACGCAGACCGCACCCGGGCAGCAGGACACCTCCTACCAGTTCGTGGACCGCATCCTGGCGAGCACCGATCAGGTGTGGTCGGGCATCTTCGCTCAGGCGGGGCGCACCTACACCAAACCGACGCTGGTCCTGTACAGCGGGGCGACGCCCACCGCCTGCGGGCAGGGCAGCGCCGCCGCTGGCCCCTTCTACTGCCCGCTGGACAACAAGGTGTACCTTGACACCTCCTTCTTCGCGCAGATGGACCGCCGACTGGGGGGTGGCGGCGACTTCGCCTACTCGTACGTGATCGCGCACGAGGTGGGGCACCACGTCCAGAACGAACTGGGCATCGCCGATCAGGTCACCCGCGCCCAACAGCAGGCCCGCAGCGAGGCCGAGGCCAACCGCTACAGCGTGGCGCTCGAACTCCAGGCCGACTGCTTCGCGGGGGTGTGGGGCAACAAGGTTTCCAGCCTCGCCAACCTGACTGAGGCCGACGTACGCGAGGCGATCAACACCGCCACCGCCATCGGGGACGACACCCTCCAGCGTCAGGGCCAGGGTTATGTCGTGCCCGATTCCTTCACCCACGGCACCAGCCAGCAGCGTGTGAACTGGTTCATGACGGGCTTCAGGAGCGGCGACCCCAACAAGTGCGACACGTTCAACGGGCAGCTCTGA
- a CDS encoding M48 family metallopeptidase, with protein MSTPTRPRSQPGWMVGGVPVQLKRSARRRTVTLRVQPGAVTVHAPTRTPLDLIQAFVEAKRGWAEGHLARYAAQAVAPTPLADGSPLPFFGETLVLRPRPGTRAPLRLGSELHVPPGDPDTLARAVEAWYRRAALPELRTLTEGYADALGARDRLGQVRLSRAHTRWGSCTAGGDIRLHWALARAPREVAAYVALHEAAHLLEFNHSPRYWAHVSRLMPDHAHQRAWLKEHGQTLARL; from the coding sequence ATGTCCACCCCCACCCGCCCCCGATCCCAGCCCGGCTGGATGGTCGGGGGCGTTCCCGTGCAGCTCAAACGCAGCGCTCGGCGCCGCACCGTGACCCTGCGGGTGCAGCCCGGCGCGGTAACCGTTCATGCCCCGACCCGCACGCCCCTCGACCTGATCCAGGCCTTCGTCGAGGCGAAGCGCGGCTGGGCCGAGGGTCACCTCGCGCGGTACGCGGCGCAGGCCGTTGCCCCCACCCCCCTCGCCGACGGCTCCCCCCTGCCCTTTTTTGGGGAGACGCTCGTGCTGCGCCCCCGGCCCGGGACGCGCGCTCCATTACGCCTCGGTTCAGAACTGCACGTCCCGCCCGGCGACCCGGACACCCTCGCCCGTGCCGTCGAGGCGTGGTATCGCCGCGCCGCCCTTCCCGAACTGCGAACGCTGACCGAGGGCTATGCGGACGCCCTGGGTGCCCGGGACCGACTGGGCCAGGTCCGCCTGAGCCGCGCCCACACCCGCTGGGGCAGTTGCACGGCGGGGGGTGACATCCGCCTGCACTGGGCGCTGGCCCGCGCGCCGCGCGAGGTGGCCGCCTATGTCGCCCTGCACGAGGCCGCCCACCTCCTCGAATTCAACCACTCACCCCGCTACTGGGCGCACGTCTCACGCCTGATGCCCGACCACGCGCACCAGCGGGCCTGGCTGAAGGAGCACGGGCAGACGCTGGCGCGGCTGTAG